One segment of Actinomyces sp. 432 DNA contains the following:
- a CDS encoding M23 family metallopeptidase: protein MSNFTATAPGANDSTPRVPTAAADPEGSSERATTRPDGATVDARSRRETGLPRPGGWRRSARSLAVAVATTAVGTALALAPTPAAPAAAAGAAPRPVVMAWRGGDPKPPQAFAAGTAAEPAGPLLGVVATRVRYAWPTGMATTVLADFDPPAVVWGSGHRGVDLALAAGSQVLAAADGTVAFAGMVAGRPVVSIDHADGIRTTYEPVDPCVKAGEAVARGQVIGTLQPGHRADGADALHWGARTGPKTYVNPLRLLQPAVIRLKPLS from the coding sequence ATGAGCAACTTCACAGCAACCGCCCCCGGCGCCAACGACTCCACTCCACGCGTCCCCACCGCAGCCGCCGACCCGGAAGGCAGCAGCGAGCGCGCTACCACCCGGCCCGATGGCGCCACTGTGGACGCCCGCTCCCGCCGTGAGACGGGGCTTCCGCGCCCGGGCGGGTGGCGCCGGTCGGCCCGGAGCCTGGCCGTGGCCGTCGCCACAACGGCCGTTGGCACCGCCCTGGCCCTGGCGCCGACGCCAGCCGCACCCGCGGCAGCAGCCGGGGCCGCACCACGGCCAGTGGTCATGGCCTGGCGGGGCGGCGACCCGAAGCCGCCGCAGGCCTTTGCGGCCGGGACCGCGGCGGAACCCGCGGGGCCGCTGCTCGGGGTCGTGGCCACAAGGGTGCGCTACGCCTGGCCGACGGGCATGGCGACGACGGTGCTGGCCGACTTCGATCCGCCGGCAGTGGTATGGGGCTCCGGGCACCGGGGCGTGGACCTGGCGCTGGCGGCGGGATCGCAGGTGCTGGCGGCCGCGGACGGGACGGTCGCCTTCGCGGGGATGGTGGCCGGACGGCCGGTGGTGTCCATCGACCACGCCGACGGCATCCGCACCACCTATGAGCCGGTGGACCCCTGCGTCAAGGCCGGCGAGGCCGTAGCGCGCGGCCAAGTGATCGGCACGCTGCAGCCCGGTCACCGCGCCGACGGCGCCGATGCCCTGCACTGGGGTGCCCGCACCGGCCCGAAGACCTACGTCAACCCGCTGCGCCTGCTTCAGCCCGCGGTGATACGCCTGAAGCCGCTGAGCTGA
- a CDS encoding tyrosine recombinase XerC, whose protein sequence is MRSEAASGCATRAELLDAFARYLDLQRGLSVHTVRAYLGDLAELLTFLGVGEEDDEPVGPALGTLDLPDLRAWLATMSADGAARATLARRAAACRTFSNWAYRSGLLQADVAARLRSPRADARLPAVLTPAQAAALLDAAADAVAAAGDTAGDDADAGMARALALRDRAILEVLYATGVRVSELCALNLGDVDAARRTMRVLGKGDKERTVPYGGPAAAALEDWADVRPAVAAADAGAALFLGARGRRIGPRAVREIVHRTAASAGVPDLGPHGLRHSAATHVLSGGADLRSVQELLGHSSLATTQRYTHVSAERLRAAYAQAFPRA, encoded by the coding sequence ATGAGGTCGGAGGCCGCGAGTGGGTGCGCCACCCGAGCCGAGCTGCTGGACGCATTCGCCCGCTACCTGGACCTGCAGCGTGGCCTGTCGGTGCACACGGTGCGCGCCTACCTCGGTGACCTGGCGGAGCTGCTGACCTTCCTGGGCGTCGGCGAGGAAGACGACGAACCCGTGGGACCCGCCCTCGGCACCCTGGACCTGCCGGACCTGCGCGCCTGGCTGGCCACCATGTCCGCCGACGGCGCGGCCCGCGCCACCCTGGCCCGCCGCGCCGCCGCCTGCCGCACCTTCTCCAACTGGGCCTACCGCAGCGGACTGCTGCAGGCCGACGTCGCCGCCCGCCTGCGCTCGCCCCGCGCCGACGCTCGCCTGCCCGCCGTGCTCACCCCCGCGCAGGCCGCCGCCCTGCTGGATGCGGCGGCCGACGCCGTCGCCGCAGCCGGGGACACAGCCGGCGACGACGCCGATGCCGGCATGGCCAGGGCGCTGGCACTGCGCGACCGGGCGATTCTGGAGGTGCTGTACGCCACCGGCGTGCGTGTTTCCGAACTGTGCGCCCTGAACCTGGGGGACGTGGACGCCGCGCGTCGCACCATGCGGGTCTTGGGCAAGGGCGACAAGGAGCGCACGGTGCCCTACGGCGGGCCCGCCGCCGCGGCCCTGGAGGACTGGGCGGACGTGCGGCCTGCCGTAGCCGCCGCCGACGCCGGGGCGGCCCTGTTCCTGGGCGCCCGCGGTCGCCGCATCGGGCCGCGGGCCGTACGCGAGATTGTCCACCGCACGGCCGCCAGCGCCGGCGTGCCGGACCTGGGCCCCCACGGTCTGCGCCACTCCGCGGCCACCCACGTGCTCAGCGGGGGAGCGGACCTGCGCAGCGTGCAGGAACTGCTGGGGCACTCCTCGCTGGCCACCACCCAGCGCTACACGCACGTATCCGCCGAGCGCCTGCGCGCCGCCTACGCCCAGGCCTTCCCGCGGGCCTGA
- a CDS encoding ABC transporter ATP-binding protein, whose protein sequence is MSAVVATHALHKRFGDVHAVRGIDLQVERGCVYGLIGPNGAGKTTVLRMLLGIMRPTSGTISVLGASPATDRPQLRRRIGFLPGELNLGERTSGAALLRHLAELSGPVAPGRIEGLAERLDLDLSRPVRSLSKGNRQKLGLIQAFMHSPELLILDEPTGGLDPLMQREFLGLVREARDAGRTVLLSSHILSEIQHAADAAAVLSRGSIVAEGEVSTLRPAAVSRVRAVLSEVTAQEIRVGLADPGILSDLQIEPAPGNQLRIQGTFRGPADELVKGLSRFTVQELTIEEPDLEESILNLYAQEDPA, encoded by the coding sequence ATGTCGGCAGTTGTTGCTACCCATGCGCTACACAAGCGGTTCGGGGACGTGCACGCGGTGCGGGGGATCGATCTACAGGTGGAGCGCGGCTGCGTGTACGGATTGATCGGTCCCAATGGGGCGGGGAAGACCACGGTGCTGCGCATGCTGCTCGGCATCATGCGCCCCACCAGTGGCACTATCTCGGTGCTCGGTGCCTCGCCCGCCACCGACCGCCCACAGTTGCGCCGCCGGATCGGCTTCCTGCCGGGCGAGCTCAACCTCGGCGAGCGCACCAGCGGCGCCGCACTACTGCGCCACCTGGCCGAGCTCAGTGGTCCGGTCGCCCCAGGTCGGATCGAGGGCCTGGCCGAACGCCTCGACCTTGACCTGAGTCGTCCGGTGCGGTCACTTTCTAAGGGAAACCGGCAGAAGCTCGGGCTGATCCAGGCGTTCATGCACTCCCCCGAGCTGTTAATCCTCGATGAGCCGACCGGCGGCCTGGACCCGCTCATGCAGCGCGAGTTCCTGGGCCTGGTGCGCGAGGCGCGCGACGCCGGGCGAACCGTGCTGCTCAGCTCTCATATCCTCAGCGAGATCCAGCATGCCGCGGATGCGGCCGCCGTGCTGTCCCGCGGGAGCATTGTGGCCGAGGGCGAGGTCTCCACCCTGCGTCCGGCGGCCGTGTCCCGAGTGCGCGCGGTGCTCAGTGAGGTGACCGCGCAGGAGATTCGCGTCGGCCTGGCAGATCCCGGGATCTTGAGTGATCTGCAGATTGAGCCGGCACCGGGCAATCAGTTGCGCATTCAGGGAACGTTCCGCGGACCGGCGGACGAGCTCGTCAAGGGCCTGTCACGATTCACGGTTCAGGAGCTCACGATCGAAGAACCCGATCTGGAGGAGTCGATCCTCAACCTGTACGCCCAAGAGGACCCCGCATGA
- a CDS encoding ABC transporter permease subunit: MIPSRPAASRPRATAPILRRHLAEGARSLLGWSVALAAVLALYLPVYPSLQTPELADILDALPAELVSVLGYDQIATGAGYAQATFFGLLGFVLAAIAATAWGAHLIAGAEESGRLELTLAHAVGRVQYAAQTAAALVLRVLGLSFVTVAVLLALNPVAELGLSTANVLAATASWAGLAVLCGTSALAVGALTGRSAWSLGAGATVAALGYALNAVSGMSTGLDWLAHLSPYYWAFGDRPLSNGFDWGGLALLWGLSALLVAVACMALSRRDIGR, encoded by the coding sequence ATGATCCCCTCCCGACCGGCGGCCTCCCGACCCCGCGCCACCGCGCCGATACTGCGTCGGCACCTCGCCGAGGGCGCCCGCTCGCTGCTCGGCTGGAGCGTTGCACTCGCGGCGGTGCTGGCGCTGTACCTGCCGGTCTACCCGTCGTTGCAGACGCCCGAACTCGCGGACATCCTCGACGCCTTGCCCGCAGAGCTCGTGTCCGTCCTGGGATACGACCAGATCGCCACGGGTGCGGGCTATGCCCAGGCGACCTTCTTCGGTCTGCTCGGATTCGTCCTTGCAGCCATCGCCGCCACCGCCTGGGGCGCGCACCTCATCGCGGGCGCGGAGGAGAGCGGACGCCTGGAGCTCACGCTCGCCCACGCCGTGGGCCGCGTGCAGTACGCGGCCCAGACCGCAGCCGCACTGGTTCTACGGGTGCTCGGGCTCTCCTTCGTCACAGTGGCTGTGCTGCTGGCGCTCAACCCAGTCGCAGAGCTGGGGCTGTCCACCGCCAATGTGCTGGCTGCTACCGCCTCCTGGGCGGGTCTCGCCGTGCTCTGTGGAACTTCCGCGCTGGCGGTCGGCGCGCTGACGGGACGGAGTGCCTGGTCGCTCGGTGCCGGCGCCACGGTGGCTGCGCTCGGCTATGCACTAAACGCAGTCTCCGGCATGTCCACCGGTCTGGACTGGCTTGCGCACCTGTCACCCTATTACTGGGCATTCGGCGACCGCCCTCTGAGCAATGGCTTTGACTGGGGCGGCCTGGCACTACTGTGGGGGCTCAGCGCCCTGCTGGTAGCAGTTGCCTGTATGGCCCTGTCGCGCCGCGACATCGGCCGTTGA